The Bacillus sp. Y1 genome has a window encoding:
- the bioA gene encoding adenosylmethionine--8-amino-7-oxononanoate transaminase, which translates to MTQELIEKSKKHLWLPFTQMKDYDENPLIIESGKGIKVKDIDGKEYYDGFSSVWLNVHGHRKKELDDAITKQLGKIAHSTLLGMSNVPATELAEKLIEISPEKLTRVFYSDSGAEAMEIALKMAFQYWKNTGKPEKQKFISMNNGYHGDTIGAVSVGSIALYHQVYGPLMFESFKAPIPYVYRFEGGDPAQCRDECLDTLEQLLIENQQEIAALTIESIVQGAGGIIMMPEGFLTGVRELCTKYSVLLIVDEVATGFGRTGKMFACEHESVQPDIMAIGKGITGGYLPIAATLTTEEIYMAFYDDYHKLKTLFHGHSYTGNQLGCAVALENLRLFDSEKIVEQVANHSEDLHLLLNELHSLPHVGDIRQLGFMCGIELVRSKETKEPFPAETRVGYQVTLKMRELGMLTRPLGDVIVFMPPLVSTREELRAMVMIMKEAISEVTTGVRFVDV; encoded by the coding sequence ATGACACAAGAATTAATTGAAAAAAGTAAAAAGCATCTTTGGCTACCTTTCACACAAATGAAAGATTACGATGAAAATCCTTTGATTATTGAGAGTGGAAAAGGAATTAAAGTGAAAGACATTGATGGTAAGGAATACTACGATGGCTTTTCTTCTGTTTGGCTGAATGTACATGGACACAGAAAAAAGGAATTAGATGACGCAATAACAAAACAACTTGGAAAAATTGCGCACTCAACATTATTGGGTATGAGCAATGTGCCAGCAACAGAGCTTGCTGAAAAACTAATTGAAATAAGTCCTGAAAAGCTGACACGTGTTTTTTATTCAGATAGTGGAGCAGAAGCGATGGAAATTGCTCTTAAGATGGCGTTTCAATATTGGAAGAACACCGGTAAGCCAGAAAAACAAAAATTTATCTCTATGAATAATGGCTACCATGGCGATACGATTGGTGCTGTAAGTGTCGGTTCCATTGCGCTATACCATCAAGTATACGGCCCATTAATGTTTGAGAGTTTTAAGGCGCCCATTCCTTACGTATATCGTTTTGAGGGTGGTGATCCGGCCCAGTGCCGCGATGAATGTTTAGATACGCTTGAACAGTTACTGATTGAAAATCAACAAGAAATCGCTGCACTTACAATTGAATCGATTGTGCAAGGAGCAGGAGGCATAATTATGATGCCAGAAGGTTTTTTAACTGGTGTACGTGAGCTTTGTACAAAATATAGTGTCTTACTGATTGTAGATGAAGTGGCAACGGGTTTTGGCCGCACCGGGAAAATGTTTGCATGTGAACATGAAAGTGTCCAGCCAGACATTATGGCAATCGGGAAAGGAATTACAGGAGGCTATTTGCCCATTGCTGCTACATTAACAACAGAGGAAATCTACATGGCATTCTATGATGACTATCATAAGTTAAAAACGTTGTTCCATGGTCATTCTTATACGGGAAATCAGCTGGGATGTGCCGTTGCACTTGAAAATTTACGATTGTTTGATTCGGAAAAAATCGTAGAACAGGTAGCTAACCATTCAGAGGACCTTCATTTACTCCTTAATGAGCTGCACTCACTCCCACACGTAGGAGACATCAGACAACTTGGTTTTATGTGTGGAATCGAGCTTGTTCGCTCAAAGGAAACAAAGGAGCCTTTTCCTGCTGAAACACGAGTAGGTTATCAGGTTACCCTAAAAATGAGAGAGCTAGGTATGCTAACAAGACCATTGGGTGATGTCATTGTGTTTATGCCTCCGCTCGTTAGTACAAGGGAAGAACTGAGAGCCATGGTTATGATCATGAAAGAAGCAATAAGTGAAGTAACAACTGGGGTAAGATTTGTTGATGTTTGA
- the bioW gene encoding 6-carboxyhexanoate--CoA ligase, translating into MEAGKYYSVRMRAAKKGSHEHGGKHISGGELLSTYSHMKQAVNDLLEKGLHHSRGKPDFMQIQFELIEEPIKLIKPLQVVTNEVESVDMGQALCRKLLEKAGIERQVIEKAYLNMTEYSGIRGAILIDVHSGERFDDRNDKGVRVSRMDWLNTNFEKWADYYKIPKNSRIKEALVLATKVSEHPATVAELCWSDDPEYITGYVATKRIGYQRITKLKEYGDERGCRIFFVDCLKDPNSYIHYLEKQPVFIQWEE; encoded by the coding sequence ATGGAAGCGGGAAAGTATTATAGCGTTAGAATGAGAGCTGCCAAGAAAGGATCACACGAACATGGGGGAAAGCATATATCTGGCGGGGAACTACTATCAACCTATAGCCATATGAAACAAGCAGTGAATGATTTACTGGAAAAAGGTTTACATCATTCAAGAGGAAAACCGGATTTTATGCAGATTCAATTTGAATTGATTGAAGAGCCTATTAAACTTATAAAGCCATTACAGGTTGTGACAAATGAAGTGGAATCAGTAGATATGGGACAAGCATTGTGTAGAAAGCTTTTGGAGAAGGCTGGCATCGAAAGGCAGGTTATTGAAAAAGCCTATCTAAATATGACTGAATATTCAGGTATTAGAGGCGCTATATTGATTGATGTTCATTCAGGTGAACGTTTTGATGATCGGAACGATAAAGGCGTGCGTGTTTCTAGAATGGACTGGTTGAACACTAATTTTGAAAAATGGGCTGACTACTACAAGATACCTAAAAACTCCAGAATTAAGGAGGCACTAGTGCTTGCAACAAAGGTGAGTGAGCATCCGGCTACTGTCGCGGAATTATGTTGGTCAGATGATCCTGAATACATAACAGGGTATGTTGCAACTAAAAGGATAGGCTATCAACGGATTACTAAGCTAAAAGAATACGGAGATGAAAGAGGCTGTCGAATCTTTTTTGTTGATTGCTTAAAAGATCCGAATTCATACATACATTACTTAGAGAAACAGCCCGTCTTCATTCAATGGGAGGAATAA
- a CDS encoding SagB family peptide dehydrogenase, with protein MNCDEFLHNLHFDIEKASIPNWEVDWEDGPLAYKLYRGLPVVPLPLNVPLTLEGSKHRIKPDLREVGHFLWYAYGLTQFSQSVFSSISGENHTDMLQSFRRFAPSGGGLYPNELYVYLKIDDLPHGLYHYDVAHHRLVLLREGNFDLYIARALGHRCDVSSCFGTVFVSTMFWKNFFKYNNFAYRLQGLDAGVLMGQLLEVSKRFSWESGVYFQYLDQAVNHLLGLSEKEESVYAVIPLSVEPTIWSANGSERERMVSSEELIRELQAIQPDHYVRSKKVKEFPMLTKLNHAAMQNSPSSFVLVQEKRNVKAEGQLVALPETEWMSYDLATACRNRFSPSLDFVLRKVSQQIVAYLLQETTDSFSYRNDLEAVYQNHEPRVTLSVYMYNVEGIPDGAYRYERHAHALRQVQPGDHRLLLQSGMSMDNVNLLQVPLCFHVTGEKDYDKGAFGYRGYRIQQMEAGMLVQRLLIVASALGLGGHPLLGYDVKLCDHLYRLDTQGNTALIQIPMGPYQHRPWLVGGLHC; from the coding sequence ATGAATTGTGATGAGTTTCTGCACAATTTGCATTTCGATATTGAGAAGGCAAGCATTCCGAATTGGGAAGTGGATTGGGAGGATGGACCACTTGCCTATAAACTATACCGCGGTTTGCCTGTTGTACCATTACCTCTGAACGTACCGTTGACACTTGAAGGTTCTAAACATCGCATAAAGCCTGATCTTCGTGAAGTCGGTCATTTTCTTTGGTATGCCTACGGGCTGACTCAATTTAGTCAATCTGTTTTCTCATCAATTTCTGGAGAGAACCACACAGACATGTTGCAATCGTTCCGAAGATTTGCTCCTTCGGGTGGAGGGTTGTATCCAAACGAATTATATGTATATCTGAAAATTGATGATTTGCCCCACGGGCTGTACCATTACGATGTGGCACACCACCGCTTGGTCTTGCTAAGAGAAGGCAATTTCGATTTATATATTGCCCGGGCTCTTGGTCATCGCTGTGACGTATCTTCTTGTTTTGGTACGGTTTTTGTGTCGACGATGTTTTGGAAAAATTTTTTCAAATATAATAACTTTGCCTACCGGCTGCAGGGTTTGGATGCGGGTGTATTGATGGGGCAGCTATTGGAAGTATCTAAACGGTTTAGCTGGGAATCGGGGGTGTACTTTCAATATCTTGATCAGGCCGTAAATCATTTGCTAGGTTTATCGGAAAAAGAGGAAAGCGTTTATGCGGTCATCCCGTTATCGGTAGAACCTACCATTTGGTCAGCAAACGGGAGTGAAAGGGAAAGAATGGTATCCTCAGAAGAGCTGATCCGGGAATTACAAGCGATTCAGCCTGATCACTATGTCCGCTCAAAGAAGGTAAAAGAATTCCCCATGTTAACCAAATTAAATCACGCAGCCATGCAAAATTCTCCTTCTTCGTTTGTCTTAGTCCAGGAAAAGCGAAATGTGAAAGCTGAAGGTCAACTGGTAGCTCTGCCAGAAACAGAGTGGATGTCATATGATTTGGCTACTGCATGTCGAAATCGATTTTCTCCTAGCCTGGATTTCGTGTTGAGAAAAGTCAGTCAACAGATAGTAGCTTATCTCTTGCAGGAGACGACGGACTCCTTTTCGTATCGAAATGATTTGGAAGCTGTGTATCAAAACCATGAGCCACGCGTCACTCTAAGTGTTTATATGTATAATGTTGAAGGGATCCCTGATGGTGCATATCGCTATGAACGTCATGCCCATGCACTAAGACAGGTCCAACCCGGGGATCACCGACTCCTACTCCAATCCGGGATGTCAATGGATAATGTCAATTTACTCCAAGTCCCACTCTGCTTTCATGTGACAGGAGAGAAGGATTACGATAAAGGTGCATTCGGATATAGAGGATATCGTATCCAGCAGATGGAGGCAGGCATGCTCGTGCAACGATTACTCATCGTTGCATCAGCGTTAGGATTAGGAGGGCACCCACTCCTCGGATATGATGTGAAATTGTGTGATCACCTGTATAGGTTGGATACTCAAGGGAATACGGCTCTCATTCAGATTCCCATGGGTCCTTATCAACATCGGCCGTGGTTAGTAGGGGGGTTGCATTGTTAA
- a CDS encoding TOMM precursor leader peptide-binding protein, whose amino-acid sequence MSAVVLVVGEGILSDLICEEMSSQYLVVRKPNFESILPATIDLALVLQDVWNPSVFQQAEQVFRRINTSWLRGFVSFGEGIIGPLVRPGTPGCTQCVETRRLLTGHDRRDMREIQRRLESNGGMHQEAWASRTGLQQLAHFIKAEVKRIIQGEKAASEGKVCFLNLKTLNSSWHKFLPDPLCTVCSSIPDDSPEMAGISLRNTPKFNRDHFRTRSLDSLSTVLVKDYLDPRTGLLNEKYVNLVHTFADVSVNLPLFEGDEGTAGRTNSFAVSELTAILEGLERYCGLQPRGKRTVVHDSYNRLKNQALHPIEVGVHEKEQYQRPDFPFEEFDPDRPINWVWGYSFLQDRPILVPELLAYYSLGCGSRGFVYETSNGCALGGSLEEAIFYGILEVVERDSFLMTWYAQLPLPRLDPYSTADQELMLMIDRMQTVGGYDLYLYNSTMENGIPSILAIAKNRKQTGLNLICAAGAHLDPIRAVKTAVHELAGMMLSLDEKLEKNKSEYVRMLHDSSSVRQMDDHGMLYGLPEAEERLKFLLEDNRPLRTFDEEYGSRRKHLDLTDDLLELLQEFRRLNLDVIVVDQSTPETLRNNLYCVKVLIPGMLPMTFGQHLTRITGLERVLRVPMELGYTTEPLTTEQLNPHPHPFP is encoded by the coding sequence GTGAGTGCTGTTGTGTTAGTGGTCGGAGAAGGGATATTGTCAGACCTCATATGTGAAGAAATGTCCTCTCAATACCTAGTGGTTCGTAAACCTAATTTCGAAAGCATCCTACCAGCCACCATCGATTTGGCATTGGTGCTGCAGGATGTATGGAATCCCTCTGTTTTTCAACAAGCTGAACAGGTGTTCCGTCGTATCAACACTTCATGGCTGCGAGGTTTTGTTTCATTTGGAGAAGGAATCATAGGTCCTCTGGTTCGGCCTGGTACCCCGGGTTGCACTCAATGTGTGGAGACAAGACGTCTTTTGACAGGACACGACCGTAGAGACATGAGGGAGATACAGAGGCGGTTGGAGTCAAATGGGGGAATGCACCAGGAAGCTTGGGCATCACGCACGGGACTCCAACAGTTGGCTCATTTTATCAAAGCTGAGGTAAAGAGAATCATACAAGGAGAAAAGGCAGCCTCCGAAGGAAAGGTCTGTTTTCTCAATCTGAAAACCTTGAATAGTTCATGGCATAAGTTCCTGCCTGACCCTTTGTGTACCGTTTGCAGTTCAATACCAGACGATTCACCCGAAATGGCAGGTATTTCATTGAGAAATACTCCGAAGTTTAACCGTGACCATTTCCGCACCCGTTCGTTAGATAGTCTGAGTACCGTTTTAGTGAAAGACTATCTAGATCCACGTACAGGGCTCTTAAATGAAAAATATGTCAACCTTGTTCATACATTTGCGGATGTAAGTGTTAATCTGCCTTTGTTCGAGGGAGATGAGGGAACAGCGGGCCGGACCAACTCCTTCGCGGTAAGTGAGTTAACGGCGATATTGGAAGGATTGGAGCGGTACTGTGGACTTCAGCCCCGTGGTAAACGGACCGTGGTCCATGATAGTTATAACCGCTTGAAAAATCAGGCACTCCATCCGATTGAAGTAGGTGTGCACGAAAAAGAACAGTACCAAAGACCTGATTTTCCATTTGAAGAATTTGATCCCGATCGCCCCATCAATTGGGTATGGGGATATTCATTTTTGCAGGACCGTCCGATCTTGGTCCCTGAGTTGCTGGCCTATTACAGTTTGGGCTGCGGATCGCGAGGGTTCGTCTATGAGACTTCCAACGGATGTGCGTTAGGAGGTAGTTTAGAAGAAGCTATTTTCTATGGTATTTTGGAAGTGGTGGAGCGTGATTCGTTTTTAATGACTTGGTACGCGCAGCTTCCTTTGCCCCGTCTTGATCCATACTCCACGGCAGATCAAGAGCTTATGTTAATGATTGACCGGATGCAAACGGTTGGCGGATATGATTTATATTTATATAACTCGACCATGGAGAACGGAATCCCCAGTATTTTAGCAATCGCGAAAAATAGAAAGCAAACAGGTTTGAATCTGATTTGTGCGGCTGGAGCTCATTTGGATCCAATACGGGCTGTAAAAACCGCGGTTCACGAGTTAGCTGGGATGATGCTGTCATTGGATGAGAAATTGGAGAAGAACAAGTCGGAGTATGTGCGTATGTTACATGACTCAAGCTCCGTAAGACAGATGGATGATCATGGTATGTTGTATGGATTACCGGAGGCCGAAGAGCGCCTAAAGTTTTTGCTAGAGGACAATCGCCCATTAAGAACCTTTGATGAGGAATATGGATCTAGACGTAAGCATTTAGATCTTACCGATGATCTATTGGAACTTCTTCAAGAATTTCGCCGTTTAAACCTCGATGTGATTGTCGTGGATCAGTCGACACCGGAAACGCTTCGAAACAATCTATATTGTGTGAAAGTGCTGATTCCTGGAATGCTTCCGATGACATTCGGACAGCATCTTACACGAATAACCGGACTCGAGAGGGTGTTAAGGGTCCCGATGGAATTGGGATATACAACGGAACCGCTGACGACCGAACAGCTTAATCCCCATCCTCATCCGTTTCCATAA